Proteins encoded within one genomic window of Acinetobacter sp. WCHA55:
- a CDS encoding thiolase family protein — MIVIVDGVRTAMGGFQGSLSSCTAPELGAVTIKEVLNRSGLQPADVDEVIFGCVLPAGLKQGPARQAMRMAGLPDSTGATTINKICGSGMKAVMQAADAIKAGSAEIVVAGGMESMSNAPYLLEKARAGYRMGHGKTTDHMFQEGLEDAETGLSMGVLAQEIADKKGYTREQQDQYAIGSLNKAVAAIQGGYFKDEIVPVTVSSRKGDVVVDQDEQPLNAKVDKIPTLRPAFKKDGTITAANSSSISDGASALVVTSSEVADARGLKPLAKVAAYAGNSQHPSEFTIAPVGAIEKVLAKAGWSASDVDLWEVNEAFAMVTMLAIDGFHLDPAKVNVNGGACALGHPLGSSGSRIIVTLLHALKRTGGKKGVAALCIGGGEATAIAVELLD; from the coding sequence ATGATTGTTATTGTAGACGGTGTACGTACAGCAATGGGTGGTTTTCAGGGTTCACTGTCAAGCTGTACAGCACCTGAACTTGGTGCGGTGACAATTAAAGAAGTGCTAAACCGTTCTGGCTTACAACCTGCTGATGTAGACGAAGTCATTTTTGGTTGTGTCCTTCCAGCGGGGCTTAAACAGGGCCCTGCACGTCAAGCAATGCGCATGGCAGGTCTACCAGACTCAACAGGTGCAACAACCATCAATAAAATTTGTGGCTCGGGGATGAAAGCCGTTATGCAAGCGGCTGACGCGATTAAAGCAGGTTCAGCCGAGATTGTGGTGGCGGGTGGTATGGAATCAATGTCAAATGCGCCGTACTTACTTGAAAAAGCACGCGCGGGATATCGTATGGGGCATGGTAAAACAACTGATCACATGTTCCAAGAAGGTTTGGAAGATGCTGAAACAGGTCTGTCGATGGGTGTCCTTGCTCAAGAAATAGCAGATAAAAAAGGCTATACCCGTGAACAGCAGGATCAGTATGCCATTGGTTCCTTAAATAAAGCCGTTGCTGCGATTCAAGGTGGCTACTTTAAAGATGAAATCGTGCCTGTGACGGTGAGTAGCCGTAAAGGTGATGTTGTAGTTGATCAGGATGAACAGCCACTCAATGCCAAAGTGGATAAAATTCCAACTTTACGTCCGGCATTTAAAAAAGACGGCACGATTACCGCGGCAAATTCGAGCTCTATTTCGGATGGGGCTTCTGCATTGGTTGTAACTTCATCCGAAGTTGCTGACGCGCGTGGTCTAAAACCATTGGCAAAAGTTGCGGCTTATGCAGGTAATTCTCAGCATCCATCTGAGTTCACCATTGCACCTGTAGGTGCCATTGAGAAAGTTTTAGCCAAAGCAGGCTGGTCTGCGAGTGATGTGGACCTGTGGGAAGTCAATGAAGCTTTTGCGATGGTCACAATGCTTGCCATTGATGGTTTTCACTTAGACCCTGCCAAAGTCAATGTGAATGGTGGCGCTTGTGCACTTGGCCATCCATTGGGTTCATCTGGTTCTCGTATTATCGTGACTTTACTGCATGCTTTGAAACGTACTGGTGGGAAAAAGGGTGTAGCTGCTTTATGTATCGGTGGTGGTGAGGCGACTGCTATTGCAGTAGAGTTGCTAGACTAA
- a CDS encoding urea amidolyase associated protein UAAP1 gives MSTITYHDDNALWTELLPGGHHWSGRIQRGTVLQFRALGAQANVSLFCVNSEDKLERFNMPDSLKAQHTAFLSAGHVLYSDLGRVMASIVQDDHGWNDALCGPSRTEQIQKQFGTQTFQDARNEMYRSGRDSLLLEMTKFSLGQADLSATVNLFSKVCPDDAGNLSYVDTDNTHQIIELRFEMDCLVFLSAAPHGLSQVVKYQPANIQMSLFKASTLTAHDICRDSCPQNQRGFQNNARYYAFDAV, from the coding sequence ATGAGCACAATAACTTATCACGACGATAACGCACTATGGACTGAACTTTTACCGGGTGGGCATCACTGGTCTGGGCGTATTCAACGCGGCACAGTGTTACAGTTCAGAGCATTGGGAGCACAAGCTAACGTTTCACTTTTCTGTGTCAACAGCGAAGACAAGCTTGAACGCTTTAATATGCCAGATAGCTTAAAGGCACAGCATACGGCATTTCTAAGTGCAGGACATGTGCTGTATTCAGACTTAGGTCGGGTTATGGCCTCAATTGTTCAAGACGATCATGGTTGGAATGATGCCTTATGTGGTCCGAGCCGCACAGAACAAATCCAAAAACAATTCGGCACTCAAACTTTTCAAGATGCAAGAAATGAGATGTATCGGAGTGGACGAGACAGTCTGTTACTTGAAATGACCAAGTTTTCATTAGGTCAAGCCGACCTGTCAGCTACGGTCAACCTATTCTCTAAAGTTTGTCCTGATGATGCGGGCAACTTATCTTATGTTGATACTGACAATACCCATCAAATCATTGAACTGCGTTTTGAGATGGACTGTTTGGTGTTCTTATCTGCCGCACCACATGGTTTAAGCCAAGTTGTAAAATATCAGCCTGCCAATATTCAAATGAGTTTATTCAAAGCCTCCACTTTAACAGCACATGATATTTGTCGTGACTCATGCCCACAAAACCAACGCGGTTTTCAAAACAACGCGCGTTATTACGCATTTGATGCTGTTTAA
- a CDS encoding urea amidolyase associated protein UAAP2 has translation MTSLQAFDQAVLNEVCPAGEAWMGEVKQGQYFCIIDLEGNQAVDTLFISASNPEERYSATDTLAINQQIYLEKGTALYTNYGNKIATIHDDNCGRHDTLGGACSCESNTVRYAHDTFPMHSCRNNFMTALALHPIAKKHGLNVRHIGPNINFFMNVPVSSEGHLKFDDGISAPGKYVEIQAEMDLIVLISNCPQLNNPCNAYNPTKIQLIVREGKE, from the coding sequence ATGACCAGTTTACAAGCATTTGATCAAGCTGTTTTGAATGAAGTCTGTCCAGCGGGTGAGGCATGGATGGGTGAAGTCAAGCAAGGGCAGTATTTCTGCATTATTGATCTCGAAGGCAACCAAGCGGTCGATACTTTATTTATTTCTGCGAGTAACCCTGAAGAGCGTTACAGTGCAACTGATACTTTAGCTATTAACCAGCAGATTTATCTCGAAAAAGGCACAGCTCTATATACCAACTATGGCAATAAAATCGCCACGATCCATGATGATAACTGTGGTCGTCATGACACCTTGGGTGGCGCTTGTTCATGTGAAAGTAACACCGTACGTTATGCACACGACACATTTCCGATGCACAGCTGTCGCAATAACTTTATGACAGCTTTAGCTTTGCACCCAATTGCGAAAAAGCATGGACTGAATGTTCGTCATATTGGGCCGAATATTAATTTCTTTATGAATGTTCCTGTGAGCAGTGAGGGACATCTCAAATTTGATGATGGAATATCAGCGCCTGGTAAATATGTTGAAATTCAAGCGGAGATGGATCTTATCGTGCTGATTTCTAACTGCCCGCAGCTGAACAATCCATGTAATGCCTATAACCCGACCAAAATTCAACTGATTGTACGTGAAGGCAAGGAGTAA
- the rutC gene encoding pyrimidine utilization protein C, whose amino-acid sequence MPKEIIVPEGTAKPLAPFVPATKADNIVYVSGTLAFDEHNNVVHVGDAAAQTRHILETIKRVLATAGGTMDDVTFNHVFVKDWADYGAINAVYAEYFPGDKPARYCVQTGLVKPEALVEIASVAHVA is encoded by the coding sequence ATGCCTAAAGAAATTATTGTGCCTGAAGGCACAGCGAAACCACTTGCACCATTTGTACCTGCAACTAAGGCTGACAATATCGTCTATGTATCAGGCACCTTGGCCTTTGATGAACATAACAACGTTGTTCACGTTGGTGATGCAGCAGCACAGACTCGACATATTTTAGAAACCATTAAACGAGTCCTTGCAACCGCAGGTGGCACAATGGATGACGTCACTTTTAATCATGTCTTTGTGAAAGATTGGGCCGATTATGGCGCGATTAATGCTGTATATGCCGAGTATTTTCCAGGCGATAAACCTGCACGCTATTGCGTACAGACTGGACTGGTCAAGCCGGAGGCTTTGGTTGAAATCGCTTCGGTTGCACATGTGGCTTAA
- the rutF gene encoding NADH-dependent FMN reductase RutF, translated as MNKDQIETMLNNKAPEAMLDQHTFRQGMANLGAAVNVITTDGGAGQAGFTASAVCSVTDTPPTLLVCLNRSSSVFDTFKTNQVLCVNTLSSQQQHLSNLFGGKTPMPERFAQGTWSTLLTNAPVLEDALVSFDCEVVQTMSVGSHDVLFCQVKAMKQSYGLNALMYFNRGYCEPLPMC; from the coding sequence ATGAATAAAGACCAAATTGAAACCATGCTGAATAACAAAGCACCAGAGGCAATGTTGGATCAACACACGTTTCGTCAAGGTATGGCGAATCTGGGAGCTGCGGTCAATGTGATTACAACAGATGGGGGGGCGGGTCAGGCAGGCTTTACGGCATCGGCAGTATGTAGTGTGACCGATACACCGCCAACGTTATTGGTGTGTTTAAATCGTTCATCTTCTGTGTTTGATACATTTAAAACAAATCAAGTACTGTGCGTGAATACGCTATCAAGCCAGCAACAACATTTATCTAATCTGTTTGGGGGTAAAACCCCAATGCCTGAACGTTTTGCTCAGGGCACATGGTCCACACTTTTGACCAATGCACCTGTATTGGAGGACGCCTTGGTGAGTTTTGATTGTGAAGTGGTACAGACCATGTCTGTGGGTAGCCATGACGTGCTTTTTTGCCAAGTCAAAGCTATGAAGCAAAGTTATGGGCTAAATGCGCTGATGTATTTTAACCGTGGTTATTGCGAGCCATTACCAATGTGCTAA
- a CDS encoding NAD(P)-dependent oxidoreductase → MGWYMASHLPKLGHNVWVWNRTVEKAVLHAQTFGTEPVQIQQAVQADIIFSCLPTSADVEALIALHPPKSGSLWVDCTSGVPMSAQQISTDLAARGVTYLDAPVSGQTIGAERGTLTVMVGGTIAGFERAKPLIQAFAGLIEYVGESGAGFAVKAVNNTLMATHLWALSEGLSILKYQGVDLAGALSCINHSSGKSTMSETVMAQKVLSRTFQKTFALNLLQKDIGIALDLVEEGQMKTPIFHTTQELFLKTDREQATQMDFSAAVTELEKWNSLTLI, encoded by the coding sequence ATGGGTTGGTATATGGCCTCCCATTTACCAAAACTGGGTCATAATGTTTGGGTGTGGAATCGCACAGTGGAAAAAGCGGTTTTACATGCACAAACCTTTGGCACTGAGCCCGTTCAAATCCAACAAGCGGTGCAAGCCGATATTATATTTTCATGCTTACCGACCAGCGCAGATGTTGAAGCTTTAATTGCATTACATCCACCTAAGTCTGGAAGTTTATGGGTGGACTGTACTAGTGGCGTGCCTATGTCTGCGCAGCAAATTTCCACTGATTTGGCAGCACGTGGTGTAACTTACTTAGATGCACCTGTTTCGGGTCAAACCATTGGTGCTGAACGCGGTACTTTGACAGTTATGGTAGGTGGCACCATCGCTGGATTTGAAAGGGCAAAACCGCTCATTCAGGCATTTGCGGGGCTGATTGAATACGTCGGGGAAAGTGGTGCAGGCTTTGCAGTTAAGGCGGTGAACAATACACTCATGGCAACACACTTATGGGCTCTGTCTGAGGGTTTGTCTATATTGAAGTATCAAGGCGTTGACTTAGCTGGCGCGTTGAGTTGTATCAATCACTCTAGCGGTAAAAGTACCATGTCTGAAACAGTGATGGCGCAAAAAGTTTTGAGCCGAACTTTTCAAAAAACTTTTGCTTTAAATCTGTTGCAAAAAGATATTGGCATTGCGTTGGATTTGGTGGAGGAAGGACAGATGAAAACTCCTATTTTTCATACAACGCAGGAACTGTTTCTAAAAACAGACCGAGAACAGGCTACACAAATGGATTTTAGCGCGGCAGTCACGGAGTTGGAAAAGTGGAATAGCCTAACACTAATATAA
- the rutB gene encoding pyrimidine utilization protein B, whose product MNESIVCAEFTKQSLNTKTLKAEPEQIVLAPEHTALIVIDMQNAYTSVGGYLDLAGFDVSKTKPVVENIQKTITAAHAAGIQVIYFKNGWDDQYREAGGSDSPNFHKSNALKTMRKNPELQGKLLAKGGWDFELIDALKPEPQDLVIEKPRYSGFFNTALDSMLRVRGIRNLVFVGIATNVCVESTLRDGFFLEYFGVALKDACYQAGPIEAQEASLYNIKTFFGWVSDTQSFVNTFQTSGNKPLARTA is encoded by the coding sequence ATGAATGAATCTATAGTCTGTGCAGAATTTACTAAACAAAGTCTGAACACAAAAACATTAAAAGCAGAACCTGAACAGATTGTCTTAGCACCTGAACACACGGCATTGATTGTGATTGATATGCAAAATGCCTATACCTCAGTAGGTGGTTATTTGGACTTGGCTGGGTTTGATGTATCTAAAACAAAACCTGTGGTTGAAAACATTCAAAAAACCATTACTGCGGCACATGCAGCTGGCATTCAGGTGATTTACTTTAAAAATGGTTGGGATGACCAGTACCGTGAAGCAGGAGGCAGTGATTCGCCAAATTTCCATAAGTCGAATGCTTTAAAAACCATGCGCAAAAATCCAGAGCTACAGGGAAAGCTACTGGCAAAAGGTGGTTGGGATTTTGAGTTGATTGATGCACTCAAGCCTGAACCACAAGACTTGGTGATTGAAAAGCCTCGTTATAGTGGATTCTTTAATACTGCACTGGACAGTATGTTGCGGGTGAGAGGAATCCGAAATTTAGTTTTTGTTGGTATTGCGACCAATGTCTGTGTCGAGTCGACTTTAAGGGATGGTTTTTTCTTGGAGTATTTTGGGGTCGCTCTTAAGGATGCGTGCTATCAAGCTGGGCCTATCGAAGCACAAGAAGCAAGTCTCTATAACATCAAAACTTTTTTTGGTTGGGTGTCTGATACACAAAGTTTTGTAAACACCTTTCAGACCTCAGGCAATAAGCCTCTGGCAAGAACAGCATAA
- the rutA gene encoding pyrimidine utilization protein A → MKIGVFCPIGNNGWLLSETAPQYMPSFELNKKIVQRAEHYGFDFALSMIKLRGFGGKTEFWDHNLETFTLMAGLAAVTSKIQIYATAATLVMPPAIVARMASTIDSISNGRFGLNVVTGWQAPEYTQMGMWPGDEYFAQRYEYLSEYVEILRELWVTGRSDFKGEHFTMQDCRVSPRPQSDMKIICAGQSDTGLEFSAKYADYNFVFGKGLNTPTAYAEINERLKQQTDKTGRDVQTYVLFMVIAAETDEEAHAKWQTYNAGADMEAINWLMNQGGKDTKSGTDTNIRQMASSVSPVNINMGTLVGSFEHVAHMLDEIGEIQGTEGILLTFDDFVQGVEDFGQRIQPLMKCREHIVVEADAPRVILEKSA, encoded by the coding sequence ATGAAAATAGGTGTATTTTGCCCGATTGGAAATAATGGCTGGCTGCTTTCGGAAACCGCGCCACAGTACATGCCTTCATTTGAACTAAATAAAAAAATTGTTCAACGTGCTGAACATTATGGCTTTGACTTTGCTTTGTCGATGATCAAACTACGTGGCTTTGGCGGGAAAACAGAGTTTTGGGATCATAACCTAGAAACATTTACCTTGATGGCTGGGCTCGCTGCGGTGACCAGTAAAATCCAAATCTATGCAACAGCAGCAACGTTGGTGATGCCGCCTGCAATTGTGGCACGTATGGCATCAACCATTGATTCCATTTCAAATGGCCGTTTTGGATTAAATGTGGTGACAGGCTGGCAAGCACCCGAATATACGCAAATGGGGATGTGGCCAGGAGATGAATATTTTGCACAGCGCTATGAATATCTTTCTGAATATGTAGAAATTTTGCGTGAACTCTGGGTGACAGGTCGTTCAGATTTTAAAGGAGAGCATTTTACTATGCAGGATTGCCGTGTGAGCCCACGCCCACAATCGGATATGAAGATTATTTGTGCGGGCCAGTCGGATACAGGGCTTGAGTTTTCTGCCAAATATGCCGATTACAACTTTGTTTTCGGTAAAGGGCTGAATACACCGACAGCCTATGCAGAAATCAATGAGCGTTTAAAGCAGCAAACCGATAAAACAGGGCGTGATGTGCAAACCTATGTGCTGTTTATGGTGATTGCTGCAGAAACAGATGAAGAGGCCCATGCGAAATGGCAAACATATAACGCTGGTGCAGATATGGAGGCCATCAATTGGCTGATGAACCAAGGGGGTAAAGATACCAAATCTGGAACAGATACCAATATTCGCCAAATGGCCTCTTCGGTTTCGCCTGTGAATATCAATATGGGAACCTTAGTCGGTTCTTTTGAACATGTTGCACACATGTTAGATGAAATTGGTGAAATTCAGGGGACTGAAGGTATTTTGCTTACCTTTGATGATTTTGTTCAAGGGGTTGAAGACTTTGGTCAGCGTATACAACCTTTGATGAAATGCCGTGAACATATCGTGGTTGAAGCGGATGCGCCACGCGTTATTTTGGAGAAAAGTGCATGA
- the rutG gene encoding pyrimidine utilization transport protein G, with product MQTKESWFPKFKPYQGDLDTTPVQTDEYLPVGKSIILGLQHAFAMFGATVLAPLLMGFDPNLTIFITGIGTILFFLMTGGRMPSYLGSSFAFIGAVVAVTGYTGVGSNPNLSLALGGTIACGVLYALIGLIVMRTGTAWIEKLMPPIVTGAIVMIIGLHLAPVAIKSVSANQFDSWMALITIICISVIAVFTKGMVRRLLLLLGLVASYFIYFLLTNVMGFGTAIDFAKVGQAAWFGLPTFHSPTFDVNAMMLIAPVAIILVAENLGHFKAVSAMTGKNLSPYMGRGFFADGVCTTLSASVGGTGMTTYAENIGVMAVTKVYSTTIFVFAGVFAILLGLSPKFGAVISTIPVALLGGASIVVFGLITVAGAKIWVDNKIDFTKNSTLMIGAVCLIMGTGNYSLQIGSFDLGGIGTATLAAILLNLFLNRGSENEQAVEKSDDQINSTIAHG from the coding sequence ATGCAAACAAAAGAATCATGGTTTCCAAAATTTAAGCCTTATCAAGGTGATTTAGATACAACGCCTGTGCAAACAGATGAATACTTACCCGTAGGCAAAAGCATTATCTTAGGATTACAACATGCTTTTGCTATGTTCGGTGCAACTGTACTTGCACCATTGCTAATGGGCTTTGATCCGAATCTAACGATCTTCATTACAGGCATAGGTACGATACTCTTCTTCCTCATGACTGGTGGACGTATGCCAAGTTATTTGGGGTCCAGCTTTGCCTTCATTGGAGCAGTAGTCGCAGTTACAGGCTACACGGGTGTCGGATCAAATCCAAATCTTTCTTTAGCACTGGGTGGAACCATTGCTTGTGGCGTATTGTACGCGTTAATTGGCTTAATTGTGATGCGTACAGGCACAGCATGGATTGAAAAGTTGATGCCACCTATTGTGACAGGCGCCATCGTAATGATCATTGGTTTACACCTCGCACCTGTTGCAATTAAAAGTGTATCAGCCAATCAATTTGACTCTTGGATGGCCTTAATCACAATTATTTGTATTAGTGTGATTGCGGTATTTACCAAAGGGATGGTGCGCCGCTTATTGCTTCTTTTAGGCTTGGTTGCATCCTATTTTATTTACTTCTTACTGACCAATGTCATGGGTTTTGGTACTGCAATTGACTTTGCCAAAGTTGGCCAAGCAGCATGGTTTGGTTTACCAACTTTCCATAGCCCAACCTTTGATGTGAATGCCATGATGTTGATTGCACCTGTTGCGATTATTTTGGTGGCGGAAAACTTAGGACATTTCAAAGCTGTTTCAGCGATGACAGGGAAAAATTTATCTCCTTATATGGGACGTGGGTTCTTTGCAGATGGTGTGTGCACTACGCTTTCAGCGTCAGTTGGTGGCACAGGTATGACGACTTATGCTGAAAACATTGGAGTGATGGCGGTCACTAAAGTTTATTCAACCACAATCTTTGTTTTTGCTGGTGTGTTTGCCATTTTATTGGGGCTTTCGCCAAAGTTTGGTGCAGTGATTAGTACAATTCCTGTTGCACTCTTGGGTGGTGCATCTATTGTTGTTTTCGGTTTGATTACTGTTGCGGGCGCAAAAATTTGGGTCGATAACAAAATTGATTTTACCAAGAATAGTACTTTAATGATTGGTGCGGTGTGTCTGATTATGGGAACTGGTAATTACAGCTTACAAATTGGTAGTTTTGACCTAGGTGGTATTGGCACCGCAACACTAGCAGCTATTCTTCTTAATCTTTTCTTAAACCGAGGCAGTGAAAATGAGCAGGCTGTAGAAAAGTCGGATGATCAAATCAATAGCACTATTGCACACGGTTAG
- a CDS encoding LysR substrate-binding domain-containing protein — MFELDCKLLSIFFYVYKFKSVSLAADHLEMSQPTVSNILNKIRQHYNDPLFLRIGNEMVPTELSKQLFPLVSEALNKVEIINNFTIDFDQATSQQQFSLAMTDVSHLVLLPKISQYLKKHAPHIRLNIRPITSETSYQMANGEIDLALGFLPQLENGFYQQQLFEQYYVVIAAKDHPRLTGDSISTAQYLAESHIDIDAGMGHYHIENELLNLELKRDILMRLPSYLGVGLVVQETDAIATVPYYLSEVLLSRGNLKIFNAPIAFPSYGVKQYWHMSCHHKTSHQWLRHMFHEILMK, encoded by the coding sequence GTGTTTGAACTGGACTGTAAATTACTCAGTATCTTTTTTTACGTTTATAAGTTTAAAAGTGTGTCACTGGCGGCTGATCATCTAGAAATGAGTCAACCGACGGTGAGTAACATTCTGAATAAAATTCGCCAACATTATAATGATCCGCTGTTTTTGCGGATTGGCAATGAAATGGTGCCAACTGAACTGTCGAAACAGCTATTTCCATTGGTCAGTGAAGCTTTAAACAAGGTTGAAATCATCAATAACTTCACGATTGATTTTGACCAAGCGACTTCACAGCAACAGTTTAGTTTGGCCATGACCGATGTTTCGCATTTGGTGCTATTGCCGAAAATTTCGCAATACTTAAAGAAACATGCGCCTCATATTCGTTTGAATATCCGTCCGATCACCTCTGAAACCAGTTATCAAATGGCCAATGGGGAGATTGATTTGGCACTGGGTTTTTTACCTCAATTGGAAAATGGCTTTTATCAGCAGCAACTGTTCGAGCAGTATTACGTGGTGATTGCCGCCAAAGATCATCCGCGTTTGACAGGGGACAGTATCAGCACAGCGCAGTACTTGGCTGAGTCACATATCGATATTGATGCAGGGATGGGACATTACCATATTGAAAACGAACTGCTTAATTTAGAACTAAAGCGTGATATTTTAATGCGTTTACCGAGCTATTTGGGGGTAGGCTTGGTGGTACAAGAAACAGATGCAATCGCCACAGTTCCATACTATTTGAGTGAAGTTCTACTTTCACGTGGCAATTTAAAGATCTTTAATGCGCCAATTGCCTTCCCAAGTTATGGGGTGAAGCAATATTGGCATATGTCCTGCCATCATAAAACCAGTCATCAGTGGCTGCGTCACATGTTCCATGAAATTTTAATGAAGTAA
- a CDS encoding TetR/AcrR family transcriptional regulator yields MTSVRQQNFLLRKEKILAMAETLLLDNNQDITLSELATELDIAKGTIYKHFKSKNQLYLELIILNETRLLEISQKHNNDIKTYVSEYMLYNMLNSNRTILLHVIEERLTNNERKLKELFEKLYQIREQRIIEIKDMTSDYLKSLDSAMSIRDYLSYVWTVTYGASLLLNSTHYQKSIGSRERLIKLYVNQALMTPDKISHAAL; encoded by the coding sequence ATGACTTCAGTACGCCAACAGAATTTTCTATTACGCAAAGAGAAAATTTTAGCTATGGCTGAGACTTTGTTATTAGATAATAATCAAGACATCACCTTAAGCGAATTAGCAACGGAACTCGATATTGCAAAGGGTACAATTTACAAGCATTTCAAAAGTAAAAATCAACTTTATTTAGAGTTGATCATCTTGAATGAAACTCGTCTGCTAGAAATTTCTCAAAAACATAACAACGATATTAAAACGTATGTTTCCGAATACATGCTTTATAATATGTTGAACTCTAACCGTACGATTTTACTGCACGTTATTGAAGAACGTTTAACCAATAACGAACGTAAACTCAAAGAGCTTTTTGAGAAACTCTACCAAATACGTGAACAACGTATTATTGAAATTAAAGACATGACCTCTGACTACTTAAAGTCTTTAGACAGCGCAATGTCCATTCGTGACTATTTATCTTATGTATGGACAGTGACCTATGGTGCGTCATTGTTACTCAATTCAACGCATTATCAAAAATCAATCGGTTCACGTGAGCGTCTGATTAAACTGTACGTCAACCAAGCCCTCATGACACCCGATAAAATTTCACACGCAGCCCTTTAA
- the cysK gene encoding cysteine synthase A gives MTTDSAFPTPHNLGIAVYSNNAEAIGNTPLVRINRIIQSPATVLAKVESRNPAFSVKCRIGAALIADAEARGVLKEGMHIVEPTSGNTGIALAFVAAAKGYALTLTMPSSMSIERRKVMKALGANLVLTDPAKGMRGAVEEAQRLVDENPETYFLPQQFENPANPAIHEATTGPEIWEATGGKVDILVAGVGTGGTISGISSYFEKVKKQALYSVAVEPAESPIIGQTKRGETLTPGPHKIQGIGANFIPKNLDLDLVDEVMPIDAGTAIDWARKTASQEGILVGISSGAAMAAAAELAARPENAGKTIVVILPDGGERYLSSVLFEDISAD, from the coding sequence ATGACTACGGATTCAGCTTTTCCAACGCCTCATAATTTAGGGATAGCGGTTTATAGTAATAACGCAGAAGCGATTGGTAATACCCCATTGGTTCGTATCAACCGAATTATACAAAGCCCAGCAACCGTTTTAGCCAAAGTTGAAAGCCGTAACCCAGCATTTTCAGTCAAATGCCGTATCGGGGCCGCACTTATTGCAGATGCTGAAGCACGTGGTGTACTTAAAGAGGGAATGCACATCGTAGAGCCTACCAGTGGGAATACAGGGATTGCTTTGGCATTTGTTGCTGCGGCAAAAGGTTATGCATTAACCCTGACTATGCCATCAAGTATGAGTATCGAACGCCGTAAAGTAATGAAAGCTTTGGGTGCTAACTTGGTGCTTACCGACCCTGCAAAAGGCATGCGTGGTGCGGTAGAAGAAGCACAACGTTTAGTAGATGAAAACCCAGAAACTTATTTCTTACCACAACAGTTTGAAAATCCAGCAAACCCAGCTATCCATGAAGCAACTACAGGCCCTGAAATTTGGGAAGCAACAGGTGGTAAAGTTGATATTTTAGTTGCTGGTGTTGGAACAGGCGGTACGATTTCTGGGATTTCAAGTTATTTTGAGAAAGTAAAAAAACAAGCCTTGTACTCAGTTGCGGTAGAACCTGCTGAGTCGCCGATTATAGGGCAAACTAAACGTGGCGAAACCTTAACACCTGGACCACATAAGATTCAGGGCATTGGCGCTAACTTTATTCCTAAAAACTTAGACCTTGATTTGGTCGATGAAGTGATGCCAATTGATGCTGGAACAGCAATTGATTGGGCGCGAAAAACAGCAAGTCAAGAGGGTATTTTGGTGGGTATTTCAAGCGGTGCCGCGATGGCAGCAGCAGCTGAACTTGCTGCACGTCCTGAAAATGCAGGTAAAACTATTGTGGTGATTTTACCTGATGGTGGTGAGCGTTATTTATCTTCAGTTTTGTTTGAAGATATTTCTGCAGACTAA